One window from the genome of Helicobacter pylori encodes:
- the murI gene encoding glutamate racemase has product MKIGVFDSGVGGFSVLKSLLKAQLFDEIIYYGDSARVPYGTKDPTTIKQFGLEALDFFKPHQIGLLIVACNTASALALEEMQKHSKIPIVGVIEPSILAIKQQVKNKNAPILVLGTKATIQSNAYDNALKQQGYLNVSHLATSLFVPLIEESILEGELLETCMRYYFTPLKILPEVIILGCTHFPLIAQKIEGYFMGHFALSTPPLLIHSGDAIVEYLQQKYTLKKNAHTFPKVEFHASGDVIWLEKQAKEWLKL; this is encoded by the coding sequence ATGAAAATAGGCGTTTTTGATAGCGGTGTGGGAGGGTTTAGCGTCTTAAAAAGCCTTTTAAAAGCGCAACTATTTGATGAAATCATCTATTATGGCGATAGTGCTAGAGTGCCTTATGGCACTAAAGACCCCACCACGATCAAGCAATTTGGCTTAGAGGCTTTGGATTTTTTCAAACCGCACCAGATTGGGTTATTGATTGTGGCATGCAACACGGCGAGCGCTCTGGCTTTAGAAGAGATGCAAAAGCATTCCAAAATCCCTATTGTGGGCGTGATTGAGCCAAGCATTTTAGCGATCAAGCAACAAGTAAAAAATAAAAACGCCCCTATTTTAGTGCTAGGGACAAAAGCGACGATTCAATCTAACGCTTATGACAACGCCCTGAAACAACAAGGCTATTTGAATGTTTCGCATTTAGCCACTTCTCTTTTTGTGCCTTTGATTGAAGAAAGTATTTTAGAGGGCGAATTGCTAGAAACTTGCATGCGTTATTATTTCACTCCTTTAAAGATTTTACCTGAAGTGATTATTTTAGGTTGCACGCATTTTCCCTTAATCGCTCAAAAAATTGAGGGCTATTTCATGGGGCATTTTGCCCTTTCAACGCCCCCCCTACTCATCCATTCGGGCGATGCTATTGTGGAATATTTGCAGCAAAAATACACCCTTAAGAAAAATGCACACACATTCCCTAAAGTGGAATTTCATGCGAGCGGCGATGTGATCTGGCTAGAAAAACAAGCTAAAGAATGGCTCAAATTGTAA
- the csd6 gene encoding cell shape-determining L,D-carboxypeptidase Csd6, which translates to MKKILPALLMGFVGLNASDRLLEIVHLYQKQGLEVVGQKLDSYLADKAFWAEELQNKDTDFGYYQNKQFLFVANKSKPSLEFYEIDNNMLKKINSSKALVGSKKGDKTLEGDLATPIGVYRITQKLERLDQYYGVLAFVTNYPNLYDTLKKRTGHGIWVHGMPLNGDRNELNTKGCIAIENPLLSSYDKVLKGEKAFLITYEDKFFSSTKEELSMILSSLFQWKEAWARGDFERYMRFYNPDFTRYDGMKFNAFKEYKKRVFAKNEKKNIAFSSINVIPYPNSQNKRLFYVVFDQDYKAYQQNKLSYSSNSQKELYIEIENNQVSIVMEK; encoded by the coding sequence TTGAAAAAAATATTACCGGCTCTGTTAATGGGGTTTGTGGGATTGAATGCTAGTGATCGTTTGTTGGAAATTGTGCACCTTTATCAAAAACAAGGCTTGGAAGTGGTGGGTCAAAAGCTGGATTCTTATTTAGCGGATAAAGCTTTTTGGGCAGAAGAGCTTCAAAATAAGGATACGGATTTTGGCTATTATCAAAACAAGCAGTTTTTATTTGTGGCTAATAAATCCAAGCCTAGTTTAGAGTTTTATGAAATAGACAACAACATGCTTAAAAAAATCAACAGCTCTAAAGCCCTTGTAGGCTCTAAAAAGGGCGATAAAACTTTAGAGGGCGATTTGGCCACGCCTATTGGGGTGTATCGTATCACGCAGAAATTGGAGCGCTTGGATCAATATTATGGCGTTTTGGCTTTTGTAACGAATTACCCTAATTTGTATGATACCTTGAAAAAACGCACCGGGCATGGCATTTGGGTGCATGGAATGCCTTTAAATGGCGATCGGAATGAATTGAACACCAAGGGCTGTATTGCGATTGAAAACCCGCTTTTAAGCTCTTATGACAAAGTATTGAAAGGCGAAAAAGCGTTCCTCATCACCTATGAAGACAAGTTTTTCTCTAGCACCAAAGAAGAATTGAGCATGATTTTAAGCTCCCTTTTCCAATGGAAAGAAGCCTGGGCTAGGGGCGATTTTGAACGCTATATGCGTTTTTATAACCCCGATTTCACTCGTTATGATGGCATGAAATTCAACGCTTTTAAAGAGTATAAAAAAAGGGTGTTTGCAAAAAATGAAAAAAAGAATATCGCTTTTTCTTCTATCAATGTGATCCCTTACCCCAACTCTCAAAACAAGCGTTTGTTTTATGTGGTGTTTGACCAAGATTACAAAGCCTATCAGCAAAACAAGCTCTCTTATAGCTCTAATTCTCAAAAAGAACTCTATATAGAGATTGAAAACAATCAAGTGTCTATTGTAATGGAAAAATAA
- the era gene encoding GTPase Era, which yields MKTKAGFVALIGKPNAGKSTLLNTLLNAHLALVSHKANATRKLMKCIVPFKDKEGYESQIIFLDTPGLHHQEKLLNQCMLSQALKAMGDAELCVFLASVHDDLKGYEEFLSLCQKPHILALSKIDMATHRQVLQKLQEYQKYASQFLALVPLSAKKSQNLNALLECISEYLSPSAWLFEKDLMSDEKMRDIYKEIIRESLFDFLSDEIPYESDVMIDKFIEEERIDKVYAHIIVEKESQKKIVIGKNGVNIKRIGTSARLKMQEVGEKKVFLNLQVIAQKSWSKEEKSLQKLGYIHKRGMD from the coding sequence ATGAAAACTAAGGCAGGCTTTGTAGCTCTCATAGGCAAACCAAACGCTGGAAAAAGCACTCTTTTAAACACTTTATTAAACGCTCATTTAGCCCTTGTTTCGCATAAGGCTAACGCAACCAGAAAATTGATGAAATGTATCGTGCCTTTTAAAGATAAAGAGGGGTATGAGAGCCAGATCATTTTTTTAGACACACCAGGGCTCCATCATCAAGAAAAATTACTCAACCAGTGCATGCTCTCACAGGCTTTAAAAGCGATGGGCGATGCTGAATTGTGTGTCTTTTTAGCTTCTGTGCATGATGATTTAAAAGGCTATGAAGAGTTTTTGAGTTTGTGCCAAAAACCCCATATCTTGGCTTTGAGTAAGATTGATATGGCCACGCATAGGCAAGTTTTGCAAAAATTACAAGAGTATCAAAAATACGCTTCGCAATTTTTAGCTCTAGTGCCTTTGAGCGCGAAAAAATCTCAAAATTTAAACGCGCTTTTAGAATGCATCAGCGAATATTTAAGCCCTAGCGCATGGCTTTTTGAAAAGGATTTGATGAGCGATGAAAAAATGCGCGATATTTATAAGGAAATCATTAGGGAGAGTTTGTTTGATTTTTTGAGCGATGAAATCCCTTATGAAAGCGATGTGATGATTGATAAATTTATAGAAGAAGAACGCATAGACAAGGTGTATGCGCATATTATCGTAGAAAAAGAAAGCCAAAAAAAAATCGTGATAGGCAAAAACGGGGTGAATATCAAACGCATCGGGACTAGCGCTAGATTGAAAATGCAAGAAGTGGGCGAAAAAAAGGTTTTTTTAAACTTGCAAGTGATCGCTCAAAAATCATGGAGTAAGGAAGAAAAGAGCTTGCAAAAACTGGGCTATATCCATAAAAGGGGTATGGATTGA
- a CDS encoding tetratricopeptide repeat protein: MFKDFYRTTLSFLKPLLLLLVLLLPFSLCIADEYISISDDWDERARNQWDEIARNHKTYYFENGLDHFNQGQYKQAFKDFRLAQEYSIGLGSVYLAKMYLEGKGVKVDYKKAQFYAQNAIKGYGSGLLGGALILGYMQAEGLGMKKDLKQALKTYRHVVRIFSNKSTNYFANNFRLPNLAFTSMLIGSRFIDLSGLSANPIKFGKKFGILVKKSTQIKDKTLLWEDIAEISSNIILLKQQMGEILYRIGIAYKEGLGTRKKKNMAKKFLQKSAEFGYEKAMEAL, encoded by the coding sequence ATGTTTAAAGATTTTTATCGCACTACCCTCTCTTTTTTAAAGCCTTTATTGCTTTTACTAGTTTTATTGTTGCCGTTTTCACTTTGTATAGCTGATGAATATATTAGCATAAGTGATGATTGGGATGAAAGGGCGCGAAATCAGTGGGATGAAATTGCGCGAAATCATAAGACATATTATTTTGAAAATGGTTTAGACCATTTTAATCAAGGCCAATACAAACAAGCCTTTAAAGATTTTAGATTGGCGCAAGAATACAGCATTGGGCTTGGCAGCGTTTATTTAGCCAAAATGTATTTGGAGGGAAAGGGCGTGAAAGTGGATTACAAAAAAGCGCAATTCTATGCACAAAACGCTATCAAAGGGTATGGGAGCGGGTTGTTAGGGGGTGCTTTAATTTTAGGATACATGCAAGCAGAAGGCTTAGGGATGAAAAAGGATTTGAAACAAGCGCTCAAGACTTACAGGCATGTGGTTCGCATATTTTCTAATAAAAGCACAAATTATTTTGCTAACAATTTTAGATTACCAAACCTTGCGTTCACTAGTATGCTTATTGGATCGCGATTCATTGATCTTTCAGGTTTGAGCGCGAATCCTATAAAATTTGGAAAGAAATTTGGAATACTTGTTAAGAAATCCACTCAAATCAAAGATAAGACACTTCTTTGGGAAGACATTGCTGAAATTTCAAGCAATATTATTTTACTCAAACAACAAATGGGGGAGATCCTTTATAGAATTGGAATCGCTTATAAAGAAGGGCTTGGCACTAGAAAGAAAAAGAACATGGCTAAAAAATTCTTGCAAAAATCCGCAGAATTTGGCTATGAAAAAGCCATGGAAGCTCTGTAG
- the rho gene encoding transcription termination factor Rho, translating into MNENAPTHKSSHKVKTHTPVSGYHIEDLRTYPTEKLLEIANKLKVENPQEFKRQDLMFEILKTQVTQGGYILFTGILEIMPDGYGFLRGFDGSFSDGYNDTYVSPSQIRRFALRNGDIVTGQVRSPKDQEKYYALLKIEAINYLPSDEIKNRPLFDNLTPLFPDEQIKLEYEPTKVTGRMLDLFSPVGKGQRALIVAPPRTGKTELMKELAQGITSNHPEVELIILLVDERPEEVTDMQRSVKGQVFSSTFDLPANNHIRIAELVLERAKRRVEMGKDVVVLLDSITRLARAYNAVTPSSGKVLSGGVDANALHRPKRFFGAARNIEEGGSLTIIATALIETGSRMDEVIFEEFKGTGNSEIVLARNIADRRIYPAFDILKSGTRKDNILLGKDRLTKVWVLRNVMQQMDDIEALSFVYSKMQQTKDNEEFLNLMNEK; encoded by the coding sequence ATGAACGAAAACGCGCCTACGCACAAAAGTTCGCACAAAGTCAAAACACACACGCCAGTGAGCGGTTATCACATTGAAGATTTACGCACCTACCCTACTGAAAAGCTTTTAGAAATCGCTAACAAGCTCAAAGTGGAAAACCCCCAAGAATTCAAACGACAAGACTTGATGTTTGAAATTTTAAAAACCCAAGTTACGCAAGGCGGATACATTCTTTTTACCGGTATTTTAGAAATCATGCCTGATGGCTATGGCTTTTTAAGAGGGTTTGATGGGAGTTTTTCAGACGGGTATAATGACACTTATGTTAGCCCTTCTCAAATCAGGCGTTTTGCTTTAAGGAATGGCGATATTGTTACCGGTCAAGTGCGATCCCCCAAAGACCAGGAAAAATACTACGCCCTTTTAAAAATAGAAGCCATCAATTATTTGCCTTCAGATGAGATTAAAAACCGCCCTTTGTTTGACAATCTAACCCCCCTATTTCCTGATGAACAAATCAAATTAGAATACGAACCCACTAAAGTTACCGGCAGAATGTTAGATTTATTCAGCCCTGTGGGGAAAGGTCAAAGGGCTTTGATCGTTGCGCCACCAAGAACCGGGAAAACAGAGCTGATGAAAGAGCTCGCCCAAGGCATCACCTCTAACCACCCTGAAGTGGAATTGATTATCCTTTTAGTGGATGAGCGCCCTGAAGAAGTTACGGATATGCAACGAAGCGTTAAAGGTCAAGTTTTTAGCTCCACTTTTGATTTGCCGGCAAACAACCACATAAGAATCGCTGAATTAGTCTTAGAAAGGGCTAAAAGGCGAGTGGAAATGGGTAAAGATGTGGTGGTTTTATTAGATTCTATCACCCGTTTAGCCAGAGCGTATAACGCTGTAACGCCTTCAAGCGGTAAGGTTTTAAGCGGGGGCGTGGATGCGAATGCCTTGCACAGACCCAAGCGCTTTTTTGGAGCCGCAAGGAATATTGAAGAAGGCGGGAGTTTGACGATTATCGCTACGGCGTTGATTGAAACGGGATCTAGAATGGATGAGGTGATTTTTGAAGAATTTAAAGGCACCGGGAATAGCGAAATCGTTTTAGCGAGGAATATTGCGGACAGGCGCATTTACCCGGCCTTTGATATTTTAAAATCCGGCACACGAAAAGATAATATCTTGCTTGGCAAAGACCGCTTGACTAAAGTGTGGGTTTTAAGGAATGTGATGCAACAAATGGATGACATAGAAGCCTTAAGCTTTGTGTATTCTAAAATGCAACAAACTAAGGACAATGAAGAATTTTTAAATTTAATGAATGAAAAATAA
- the hslV gene encoding ATP-dependent protease subunit HslV, producing the protein MFEATTILGYRGEMGGKKFALIGGDGQVTLGNCVVKANATKIRSLYHNQVLSGFAGSTADAFSLFDMFERILESKKGDLFKSVVDFSKEWRKDKYLRRLEAMMIVLNFDHIFILSGTGDVLEAEDNKIAAIGSGGNYALSAARALDHFAHLEPRKLVEESLKIAGDLCIYTNTNIKILEL; encoded by the coding sequence ATGTTTGAAGCGACGACGATTCTAGGCTATAGAGGGGAGATGGGGGGCAAGAAGTTCGCGCTCATTGGAGGCGATGGGCAGGTAACTTTGGGTAATTGCGTAGTCAAAGCCAATGCGACAAAAATCAGAAGCTTGTATCACAACCAGGTTTTAAGCGGGTTTGCCGGGAGCACTGCGGACGCTTTTAGTTTGTTTGATATGTTTGAACGCATTTTAGAGAGCAAAAAGGGGGATTTGTTTAAAAGCGTGGTGGATTTCAGCAAAGAATGGCGCAAAGATAAGTATTTACGCCGATTGGAAGCGATGATGATTGTTTTAAACTTCGATCACATTTTTATTTTGAGCGGCACGGGCGATGTTTTAGAAGCTGAAGACAATAAGATCGCTGCTATTGGGAGTGGGGGGAATTACGCTTTGAGCGCGGCTAGGGCTTTGGATCATTTCGCTCATTTAGAGCCTAGAAAACTTGTAGAAGAGTCCTTAAAAATCGCAGGGGATCTTTGCATTTACACCAACACGAATATTAAAATTTTGGAGCTTTAA
- the rplI gene encoding 50S ribosomal protein L9, with translation MKVLLLEDVKNLGKAGEVCEVKDGYGNNFLIANQKAKLATNEVINKYKAEVKKKAEKEALEKAQKLQMVETLQTIMLTIHKKVGANGSLFGAITKEEITERLKEQHASLNLDKKDIELKHPIKSTGIYEIEVKLGSGVVGAFKIDVVAE, from the coding sequence ATGAAAGTTCTATTATTAGAAGATGTGAAAAATTTAGGCAAAGCGGGTGAAGTGTGTGAGGTTAAAGATGGCTATGGGAATAACTTTTTAATCGCTAACCAAAAAGCCAAACTCGCCACTAACGAAGTGATCAACAAATACAAAGCCGAAGTTAAAAAGAAAGCGGAAAAAGAAGCCCTAGAAAAGGCACAAAAATTGCAAATGGTAGAAACCTTACAAACCATCATGCTGACTATCCATAAAAAAGTTGGCGCGAACGGCTCTTTATTTGGAGCGATCACTAAAGAAGAGATCACGGAGCGTTTGAAAGAACAGCATGCGAGTTTAAATTTAGATAAAAAAGACATTGAGCTCAAACACCCGATTAAAAGCACAGGGATTTATGAGATTGAAGTCAAGCTTGGATCGGGGGTTGTGGGCGCGTTTAAAATTGATGTGGTGGCTGAGTAA
- the rlmB gene encoding 23S rRNA (guanosine(2251)-2'-O)-methyltransferase RlmB, with amino-acid sequence MQAVIYGKQVIMHILNSHKEKLQEIYLSKEIDKKFFFALKKACPNIIKVDNKKAQSLAKGGNHQGVLAKVELPLAVSLKEIKKAQKLLVLCGITDVGNIGGIFRSAYCLGMDGVILDFAKELAYEGIVRSSLGLMYDLPFSVMPNTLDLINELKTSGFLCLGTSMQGSSQAENLSLKKCALFLGSEHEGLSKKILAKMDTILSVKMRRNFDSLNVSVAAGILMDKIN; translated from the coding sequence ATGCAAGCAGTAATTTATGGCAAGCAGGTGATTATGCATATTCTAAACTCTCACAAAGAAAAATTGCAAGAAATCTATCTTTCTAAAGAAATAGACAAAAAGTTTTTTTTCGCGCTCAAAAAAGCATGCCCTAATATCATTAAAGTAGATAATAAAAAAGCACAAAGCTTGGCTAAAGGGGGGAATCATCAAGGGGTTTTAGCTAAAGTAGAACTGCCTTTAGCGGTTTCTTTAAAAGAGATTAAGAAAGCTCAAAAACTTTTGGTGCTTTGCGGGATTACGGATGTGGGAAATATTGGGGGTATTTTTAGGAGCGCGTATTGCTTAGGAATGGATGGCGTTATTTTAGATTTTGCTAAAGAATTGGCTTATGAGGGGATTGTGCGATCCAGCTTGGGGCTTATGTATGATTTGCCTTTTAGCGTTATGCCTAACACGCTGGATTTAATCAATGAATTGAAAACGAGCGGGTTTTTATGTTTGGGCACGAGCATGCAAGGCTCTAGCCAAGCAGAAAATCTATCCTTAAAAAAATGCGCTCTTTTTTTAGGGAGCGAGCATGAGGGGTTGTCTAAAAAAATCCTTGCTAAAATGGATACTATATTGAGTGTAAAGATGCGAAGAAATTTTGATTCGCTCAATGTGAGCGTGGCAGCAGGGATCTTAATGGATAAAATCAACTAG
- the rpmE gene encoding 50S ribosomal protein L31 translates to MKKGIHPEYIPCKVTCVTSGKEIEVLSTKPEMRIDISSFCHPFYTGSDKIADTAGRVEKFKQRYNLK, encoded by the coding sequence ATGAAAAAAGGCATTCACCCCGAATATATCCCATGCAAAGTTACTTGCGTAACGAGCGGGAAAGAAATTGAAGTTTTAAGCACCAAACCTGAAATGCGTATTGATATTTCTAGCTTTTGCCACCCTTTCTATACCGGTAGCGATAAGATCGCTGACACTGCAGGGAGAGTAGAGAAATTCAAGCAACGCTACAACTTGAAGTAA
- the rsmI gene encoding 16S rRNA (cytidine(1402)-2'-O)-methyltransferase, with amino-acid sequence MLYFLPTPIGNLADITLRTLEVLERCEVFLCEDTRVSKRLLHLLAQNPIISHSFPNIATKKREFIAFHSHNDQEFLNQIELSFFDKEIAVMSDAGMPSLSDPGMSLAAYALKHNLQYDVLPGANALTTAFCASGFLEGRFFYAGFLPHKSKERRLKIAKILNALAYLEEKTPVVFYESPHRLLETLKDLNDLAQGMHLFAAKELTKLHQQYYLGEISQIIERLQQNNIQGEWVLVLLNEKKIEPCMGLSALLELDLPPKIKAKIEAAMTQKNAKELYFQRLLEEKDQ; translated from the coding sequence GTGCTGTATTTTTTGCCCACTCCTATAGGTAATCTCGCTGACATTACGCTACGCACACTAGAAGTTTTAGAGCGTTGCGAGGTTTTTTTATGCGAGGATACAAGGGTGAGTAAGAGGTTGTTGCACTTGCTCGCACAAAACCCTATTATTAGCCATTCTTTCCCTAATATCGCTACTAAAAAAAGGGAGTTTATCGCTTTCCATTCACACAACGATCAGGAATTTTTAAACCAAATAGAGCTTTCTTTTTTTGACAAAGAAATCGCTGTGATGAGCGATGCGGGCATGCCAAGTTTGAGCGATCCAGGCATGAGTTTAGCCGCTTACGCTTTAAAACACAACCTCCAATACGATGTTTTGCCCGGGGCTAACGCGCTCACTACGGCGTTTTGCGCGAGCGGGTTTTTAGAAGGGCGGTTTTTTTATGCTGGCTTTTTACCCCATAAAAGCAAGGAAAGGCGCTTAAAAATCGCTAAAATTTTAAACGCTTTAGCGTATTTGGAAGAAAAAACCCCGGTGGTTTTTTATGAAAGCCCGCACCGATTGTTGGAGACTTTAAAGGATTTAAACGATTTGGCTCAAGGCATGCATTTGTTTGCGGCTAAAGAGCTTACCAAACTCCACCAGCAGTATTATTTAGGAGAAATTTCTCAAATCATAGAGCGGTTGCAACAAAATAATATCCAAGGGGAGTGGGTTTTAGTGCTTTTGAATGAAAAGAAAATAGAGCCTTGCATGGGGCTATCGGCGTTATTGGAGTTGGATTTACCTCCTAAAATTAAGGCTAAAATTGAAGCCGCTATGACGCAAAAAAACGCTAAAGAGCTTTATTTCCAGCGTTTGTTAGAAGAAAAAGATCAATAA
- a CDS encoding sialidase, whose protein sequence is MEQNKKSLENLDLSDVQNISKDISGAALEELSLKNLDKNLQILREVGVAEICKATKIASKNIHSILEKRYESLSRVHARGFIQILEREYKIDLSAWMKEFDKVCTFKEGVSEEQNQETDPEEKTKNPLKVEIDYSINQANTSLSKKSSKWKPFVLVLGVVVIVLAVVIIQNSSSLKEEREQESAIKSGTKKSSFNDANLAEENKPETTPNPEEKQEKQTEQDKQEKEAIKEDPNTIYIIPKRDIWVEVIDLDEKKNSFQKVFKKNYSLETKNHRLLLRFGHGHLSLKNNHQEQNYNDNKTRRFLYEPAKGLTLINEAQYKALQR, encoded by the coding sequence ATGGAACAGAATAAAAAAAGTTTAGAAAATTTAGATCTTTCTGATGTTCAAAACATTTCTAAAGATATTTCTGGTGCGGCTTTAGAAGAATTATCGCTTAAAAATTTAGATAAAAATTTGCAGATTTTAAGAGAAGTTGGAGTGGCAGAAATTTGCAAAGCGACTAAAATCGCTTCTAAAAATATCCATTCTATCTTGGAAAAGCGCTATGAGTCTTTATCAAGGGTGCATGCTAGGGGTTTTATACAGATTTTAGAGCGTGAGTATAAAATTGATTTGAGCGCATGGATGAAAGAATTTGATAAGGTGTGCACTTTTAAAGAGGGTGTGAGCGAAGAGCAAAATCAAGAAACAGACCCCGAAGAAAAAACAAAAAACCCTTTGAAAGTTGAGATAGATTATAGCATCAATCAGGCCAATACTTCATTGTCCAAAAAATCTTCCAAATGGAAACCCTTTGTTTTGGTTTTAGGGGTGGTTGTCATTGTTTTAGCGGTCGTTATCATTCAAAACAGCTCTTCTTTAAAAGAAGAAAGAGAGCAAGAAAGCGCTATTAAATCCGGCACTAAAAAGAGTTCTTTCAATGACGCTAATCTTGCAGAAGAAAACAAGCCAGAGACAACGCCTAATCCAGAAGAAAAACAAGAAAAACAAACAGAACAAGACAAGCAAGAAAAAGAAGCGATCAAAGAAGATCCTAACACCATTTATATTATCCCTAAACGAGATATTTGGGTGGAAGTGATTGATTTAGATGAGAAAAAAAATTCCTTTCAAAAGGTTTTTAAAAAAAATTATTCTTTAGAAACCAAAAACCACCGCTTGTTGTTGCGTTTTGGGCATGGGCATCTTAGCCTTAAAAACAACCATCAAGAACAAAATTATAACGACAACAAAACTAGGCGGTTTTTATACGAGCCGGCTAAAGGCTTAACGCTCATCAACGAGGCCCAATACAAAGCACTCCAGCGATGA
- the hslU gene encoding HslU--HslV peptidase ATPase subunit: MSKLNMTPREIVAYLDEYIIGQKEAKKSIAIAFRNRYRRLQLEKSLQEEITPKNILMIGSTGVGKTEIARRIAKIMELPFVKVEASKYTEVGFVGRDVESMVRDLVNNSVLLVENEHKEKLKDKIEEAVIEKIAKKLLPPLPNGVSEEKKQEYANSLLKMQQRIAQGELDSREIEIEVRKKSIEIDSNVPPEILRVQENLIKVFHKEQDKVKKTLSVKEAKEALKAEISDTLLDGEAIKMEGLKRAESSGVIFIDEIDKIAVSSKEGSRQDPSKEGVQRDLLPIVEGSVVNTKYGSIKTEHILFIAAGAFHLSKPSDLIPELQGRFPLRVELENLTEEIMYMILTQTKNSIIKQYQALLKVEGVGIAFEDDAIKELAKLSYNANQKSEDIGARRLHTTIEKVLEDISFEAEDYLGQKVTITKELVQSKLEDLVADENLVKYIL; the protein is encoded by the coding sequence ATGTCTAAATTGAATATGACCCCAAGAGAAATTGTCGCTTATTTGGATGAATACATCATTGGGCAAAAGGAAGCTAAAAAGTCTATCGCTATCGCTTTTAGGAATCGTTACAGGCGTTTACAACTGGAAAAATCCTTACAAGAAGAAATCACGCCTAAAAACATTTTAATGATTGGTTCTACTGGCGTGGGTAAAACGGAAATCGCAAGAAGAATAGCAAAAATCATGGAACTCCCCTTTGTGAAAGTGGAAGCGAGCAAATACACAGAAGTGGGCTTTGTGGGGCGCGATGTGGAGTCTATGGTAAGGGATTTAGTCAATAACAGCGTGCTTTTAGTGGAAAATGAGCATAAAGAAAAGTTAAAAGACAAGATTGAAGAGGCGGTTATAGAAAAAATCGCTAAAAAACTCCTACCCCCCTTGCCTAATGGCGTGAGCGAAGAAAAAAAACAAGAATACGCTAACAGCCTTTTAAAGATGCAACAAAGAATCGCGCAAGGCGAGTTGGATAGTAGAGAAATTGAAATTGAAGTGCGTAAAAAAAGCATAGAGATTGATTCTAATGTGCCGCCTGAAATTTTAAGGGTTCAAGAAAACTTGATTAAAGTTTTCCATAAAGAACAGGATAAAGTCAAAAAAACTTTAAGCGTTAAAGAGGCTAAAGAAGCCCTAAAAGCGGAAATTAGCGACACGCTTTTAGATGGCGAAGCCATTAAAATGGAGGGTTTGAAGCGCGCGGAAAGTTCAGGGGTGATTTTTATTGATGAAATTGATAAGATCGCTGTCAGCTCTAAAGAAGGAAGCCGTCAAGATCCCAGTAAAGAGGGGGTTCAAAGGGATTTATTGCCGATTGTAGAGGGGAGTGTGGTGAATACGAAGTATGGCTCTATTAAAACAGAGCATATTTTATTCATTGCAGCAGGGGCTTTTCATCTTTCTAAACCGAGCGATTTGATCCCTGAATTGCAGGGGCGTTTCCCTTTGAGAGTGGAGCTAGAGAATTTAACCGAAGAAATCATGTATATGATTTTAACCCAAACTAAAAACTCTATCATCAAGCAATACCAAGCCCTTTTAAAAGTGGAGGGCGTAGGAATTGCATTTGAAGACGATGCGATCAAAGAGTTAGCCAAACTTTCTTATAACGCCAATCAAAAAAGCGAAGACATAGGCGCTAGAAGGTTGCACACCACCATTGAAAAAGTGCTAGAAGACATTAGCTTTGAAGCGGAGGATTATTTGGGGCAAAAGGTTACTATCACTAAAGAGTTGGTCCAATCAAAGCTAGAGGATTTAGTGGCTGATGAAAATTTAGTGAAGTATATTTTATAA